One window of the Passer domesticus isolate bPasDom1 chromosome W, bPasDom1.hap1, whole genome shotgun sequence genome contains the following:
- the LOC135289172 gene encoding alpha-ketoglutarate dehydrogenase component 4-like isoform X2 produces the protein MGSKMAAATRVVQVVKPHTPLIKFPDRKSSPRPKILESLQTSMPSLGASKAQESVGGRSPGFQNISPVRRVQGIPDTSESTRTLPQKYRRKLMSDEEIEYIQVSFIYVCVLSVFA, from the exons ATGGGCAGTAAGATGGCGGCTGCCACTAGAGTCGTACAG GTAGTCAAGCCACATACTCCCTTAATAAAGTTCCCAGACAGAAAAAGTAGTCCCAGACCTAAAA TACTGGAATCTCTACAAACAAGTATGCCATCTCTTGGTGCTTCAAAAGCACAGGAGTCTGTAGGAGGCAGATCACCAggatttcaaaatatttcaccAGTTAGGAGAGTACAAGGTATACCAGACACTTCTGAATCAACAAGAACCTTACCTCAGAAATACAGACGAAAACTAATGTCAGATGAAGAGATTGAATATATTCAAGTAAGTTTCATTTATGTTTGTGTATTGTCTGTATTTGCCTAG
- the LOC135289172 gene encoding alpha-ketoglutarate dehydrogenase component 4-like isoform X3, translating into MGSKMAAATRVVQVVKPHTPLIKFPDRKSSPRPKILESLQTSMPSLGASKAQESVGGRSPGFQNISPVRRVQGIPDTSESTRTLPQKYRRKLMSDEEIEYIQCCVYQTFLK; encoded by the exons ATGGGCAGTAAGATGGCGGCTGCCACTAGAGTCGTACAG GTAGTCAAGCCACATACTCCCTTAATAAAGTTCCCAGACAGAAAAAGTAGTCCCAGACCTAAAA TACTGGAATCTCTACAAACAAGTATGCCATCTCTTGGTGCTTCAAAAGCACAGGAGTCTGTAGGAGGCAGATCACCAggatttcaaaatatttcaccAGTTAGGAGAGTACAAGGTATACCAGACACTTCTGAATCAACAAGAACCTTACCTCAGAAATACAGACGAAAACTAATGTCAGATGAAGAGATTGAATATATTCAA TGCTGTGTTTATCAGACCTTTCTAAAGTGA
- the LOC135289172 gene encoding alpha-ketoglutarate dehydrogenase component 4-like isoform X1: MGSKMAAATRVVQVVKPHTPLIKFPDRKSSPRPKILESLQTSMPSLGASKAQESVGGRSPGFQNISPVRRVQGIPDTSESTRTLPQKYRRKLMSDEEIEYIQFHFQVGPKATVILAHPDGTSKPGTLPPDQKHPARNSFLLAI, encoded by the exons ATGGGCAGTAAGATGGCGGCTGCCACTAGAGTCGTACAG GTAGTCAAGCCACATACTCCCTTAATAAAGTTCCCAGACAGAAAAAGTAGTCCCAGACCTAAAA TACTGGAATCTCTACAAACAAGTATGCCATCTCTTGGTGCTTCAAAAGCACAGGAGTCTGTAGGAGGCAGATCACCAggatttcaaaatatttcaccAGTTAGGAGAGTACAAGGTATACCAGACACTTCTGAATCAACAAGAACCTTACCTCAGAAATACAGACGAAAACTAATGTCAGATGAAGAGATTGAATATATTCAA TTTCATTTCCAGGTTGGGCCAAAGGCAACAGTTATTCTGGCACACCCAGATGGGACAAGCAAACCTGGTACCCTTCCTCCGGATCAGAAACATCCTGCAAGGAATTCTTTCCTGCTGGCAATCTAA
- the LOC135289172 gene encoding alpha-ketoglutarate dehydrogenase component 4-like isoform X4 has protein sequence MGSKMAAATRVVQVVKPHTPLIKFPDRKSSPRPKILESLQTSMPSLGASKAQESVGGRSPGFQNISPVRRVQGIPDTSESTRTLPQKYRRKLMSDEEIEYIQRGGPE, from the exons ATGGGCAGTAAGATGGCGGCTGCCACTAGAGTCGTACAG GTAGTCAAGCCACATACTCCCTTAATAAAGTTCCCAGACAGAAAAAGTAGTCCCAGACCTAAAA TACTGGAATCTCTACAAACAAGTATGCCATCTCTTGGTGCTTCAAAAGCACAGGAGTCTGTAGGAGGCAGATCACCAggatttcaaaatatttcaccAGTTAGGAGAGTACAAGGTATACCAGACACTTCTGAATCAACAAGAACCTTACCTCAGAAATACAGACGAAAACTAATGTCAGATGAAGAGATTGAATATATTCAA CGTGGAGGTCCAGAATAA